Proteins co-encoded in one Dreissena polymorpha isolate Duluth1 chromosome 12, UMN_Dpol_1.0, whole genome shotgun sequence genomic window:
- the LOC127852399 gene encoding endoglucanase-like — protein sequence MVQRQASVVVLEIFRLLVVLNNSLKWCAPRPRRSNPVLSPTDGYDKLGALVAEAQQKCTGSPRMYNGKPCASTTRYADSRKGACGCGPHDNDNQFPWNSYGLVAAANQNLFDPSGGKWCGPVCGKCFKLTTTGGFVGGHGGATAEGQSKIFMVTNDCPNEWPNLSWCNQQGLHSVNQYGYNVHFDLENGHNQITGMGWDNPEVTWEWANCDEGHGQDGRTPNYGMYKQCQCRHTNTK from the exons AGAGGCAGGCATCTGTGGTTGTTCTTGAGATCTTCCGCCTTTTG GTTGTGCTAAATAACTCCCTTAAATGGTGTGCACCCAGACCGAGGAGATCAAATCCTGTATTAAGTCCAACAGATGGTTATGATAAACTGG GTGCGCTGGTTGCGGAAGCGCAACAGAAGTGCACGGGATCTCCCCGAATGTACAACGGAAAGCCATGCGCCTCCACAACACGGTACGCTGACAGCCGCAAGGGGGCGTGCGGCTGCGGGCCCCATGACAACGACAACCAG TTTCCTTGGAACAGCTACGGGCTCGTGGCGGCAGCCAATCAGAACCTGTTCGACCCCTCGGGCGGAAAATGGTGTGGTCCGGTATGCGGAAAATGCTTCAAGCTCACCACCACTGGTGGTTTCGTCGGTGGCCACGGCGGCGCTACTGCCGAGGGTCAGTCGAAGATCTTTATGGTAACCAACGACTGTCCCAATGAGTGGCCGAACCTGAGCTGGTGCAATCAACAAGGACTCCACAGCGTCAATCAATACGGCTACAACGTCCACTTTGACCTCGAAAACGGCCACAATCAGATCACCGGTATGGGCTGGGACAACCCGGAAGTGACGTGGGAATGGGCCAACTGTGATGAAGGTCACGGCCAAGATGGGCGCACCCCTAACTACGGCATGTACAAGCAGTGCCAGTGCAGGCATACTAATACGAAGTAA